ATCAGAGGACATATTAGCAAATCCTTAATAAAACTAAACAGCAGAAAACCCGCTCAACCAGGCGGGTTTTCAAAGACTTAATGAATAACAGGAATCGGCTGGATATCCCAAATGCCATCAGCATACTCATGAATCGTCCGGTCACTTGAGAAATAGCCTGAGTGAGCAATATTAAGAAGTGCTTTTTCAAGCCACTTATCTTGGTTTTTGTAAGATTTTTCAAGCTGTTCCTGGGCATCAACATAGGATGCAAAGTCACGTAAAACAAAATATTGATCATTTTCATAAAGCAGAGAGTCTTTAATTGCTTCAAACTCATCTTCTGTATCAGGGAAGAATCCGTTTGTGAGCTGATCGACCACTTGTCTGATCCGCAGATCATGATGATAATACTCAGATGAGCGATACCCGCCATTTTCATAATAATTCAGAACCTCATCGGCCTTTAAACCAAAAGTGAAGATGTTCTCTTTTCCGACTTCTTCCAAAATTTCAATGTTCGCTCCGTCCAAAGTTCCCATTGTGAGCGCACCGTTCATCATAAATTTCATGTTTCCTGTTCCAGATGCCTCTTTACTGGCAGTTGAGATTTGTTCACTGACATCTGTCGCCGGGAAGATATGCTCTGCCAGCGAAACCCGGTAATTTTCCATGAAAATGACTTTCATCATCTGCGAAACCTTAGGATCGCTGTTCACTTTATCTGCAAGCGAGTTAATTAGTTTAATGATTTTTTTCGCATAATAGTAGCCTGGAGATGCCTTGGCTCCAAATATAAACGTTCTTGGATAGATTGTAAAATTTGAATCCTCTTTCAGCCTGTTATAAAGATACATGATGTGCAGCACATTTAACAGCTGTCGTTTATATGCATGAAGACGCTTAACTTGAACATCAAAAATCGAATGTTTATCGACGGAAATTCCCGTTTTCTTTTCGATAATGTCTGCAAGAATCGCTTTTCTTTTTCGTTTAACGGCTGCAAATTCTTCTTTTAAATGTGGATTATAGATATGACGTTTTAGCTCAATCATGAGGTGCGGGTTTTTAATCCAGTCGGTCCCAATTGTTTCGGTAATGAGATTTGTCAATTCTGGATTGGCTTTAAGCAGCCATCTGCGGTGAGTGATTCCATTGGTTTTGTTATTGAACTTTTGAGGATAGATTTGATGAAATAATTTCATTTCACGGTTTTTCAGAATATCAGAATGGATCTTTGCGACACCATTGACGCTGTGGCTTCCGACAATCGCTAAATGGGCCATTTTCACGACGCCGTGAGCGATAATCGCCATATTTTCAATACGCTTCCAATCTCCAGGGAAACGATTCCACAGCTCTTTGCAGAATCTTTCGTTTAATTCCTCTACAATCATATAGATTCTTGGGAGCAGCGGCTTAAAGATATGCAGCGGCCATTTTTCAAGCGCTTCAGATAATGTCGTATGATTCGTATAAGATATCGTATTAATCGTAATATTCCAAGCTTCTTCCCATTCCATATGCTCTTCATCAAGTAAAATTCTCATCAGCTCCGGGATGGCAAGAACGGGATGAGTATCGTTTACATGGATGGCAACATGCTTGTGGAATTCATGCAGGGTATCATTCTTTTTAAGGTATGACCGGACAATGGACTGCAAGCTTGCAGAGACAAGGAAATATTGCTGCTTAAGTCTGAGAATCTTTCCTTCGTCATGCGTGTCATCCGGATATAAAAACTCTGATACTGCTTCTGTTTCACGTTTATAAGCAAGTACATCACGGTGAGGCGGATTTGGTGCAGGCTCAGCGTTCCAAAGCCTCAGCGTATTAACTGTGCTCGTTTCATATCCAATCACAGGCATATCATATGGTACAGCTATAATATTTTCAGAATGAACATGGCGGAAGTCAAGCTTCCCATCTTCGTATACATGTTCAACTTTTCCCCAAAACGGAATCTCCATCGCCTGATCCGGCTTACGGACTTCCCATACATTTCCGTGCCTTAACCATTGCTCAGGCAACTCCACTTGATAGCCATCTACAATCTTCTGATCAAAAAGACCATGTTTATACCTGATGCCAAGACCATGTCCCGGCAAATTTAATGAAGCAAGAGAATCTAGAAAACAAGCAGCAAGGCGGCCTAAACCGCCATTGCCAAGACCTGCATCTGCTTCACTTTCTTCAATCTCTTCAAGGTTGATGCCAAGATCAGCAAATCCTTCAAGTACAACGTCGCGAATGCCCAAATTTAAAAGATTTTGTCCGAGCAGTCTCCCAAGCAAAAACTCAATCGATAAATAATAAACTTGCTTGTTGTTGCTTGCCCGGTTCCATTCGTTTGTTGTGATCCAATTGCTGCTGATATGTTCTCTTACCATATTTCCAAGCGTTTGGTATTGATCACGTTTTGTTGATTCAGCAAATTTTTTTCCATAACTCATTTCCAAGCGCTTTAGAAAACTGTCTTTAAATTCATTTTTGTTAGAGAACATGACTCCCACTCCTAGTCATTAAATCAGCATAAAGCTGGTTGTATTTAAACGCTGACTGCGCCCAACTGTAGTCTTCTTTCATCGCTGTTTTGACAAGGCTGTTCCAAATGGTTTTATTTTTATAAATAGTGCATGCGCGATTAACTGTGTTCTTCATATCGTGAGCATTGAAGTTGGTGAACGTAAAACCGTTCCCCTCGCCTGTATCATCGCGGTAGGATGTTACAGTATCATTCAGGCCGCCTGTTTCTCTTACAATCGGAATTGATCCGTAGCGAAGAGCGATCAGCTGGCCAAGACCGCATGGTTCAAACTGAGAAGGCATTAAAAAGAAATCCGAGCCCGCATAGATGCGGTGTGCAAGCGGCTCATCAAATCCGATGTATGCTTTGCACTTATCCGGAAACAGCCATTCCATGTGCCTGAAGAAATCTTCGAACTTTTTCTCTCCGGTTCCAAGGATAATAATCTGCATATCTGATTGAAGCATTTCATGCAGGACGCGCTCGACCAAATCAAGGCCCTTTTGCTGCGTTAAACGAGTGACCATTGTAAGAAGAGGCGTATCCTCTTTTTCCGGAAGGCCAAACATCTTCTGAAGCTCTTTTTTATTCTTTGCTTTGTTTTTGACAGAGTTTTCATTATAAGGAAACGCTATGTATGGATCGTCCCCAGGATTATAAATTACATCATCAATTCCATTTAATATCCCTACAAGGGATGCTTCTTTCACTCTCAGCAGCCCATCAAGACGCTCACCGAAGTATGGGGTCTGAATCTCATTCTTGTAGGTAGGGCTTACTGTCGTAATCAGATCTGAAGCCACAAGAGCAGCTTTCATAAAGTTCACAAAGCCATGGAATTCAAGCTGATCTGCATTAAAATACCGGTCATCAAGACCAAGTAAATCATGCAGAATATCTCTTGGGAAAATACCCTGAAATTGCAGGTTATGAATCGTAAAAACCGCTTTCATATTTTCATAAAACGATTGAGAAGCGTACTCTTCTTTTAATAGAAATGGCACCATGCCTGTATGCCAATCATGGCAATGAATCACATCAGGCTGGAAATCGACTGCTTTAATCGAATCCAGAACTGCTCTGGAGAAAAAAGAGAAACGCTCCCCATCATCAAAGTGGCCATATAAAGAGTCACGCTTAAAATAGTATTCGTGATCGATGAAATAATACGTGACTCCTTCAAATTCCAGCTGTTCAATTCCGCAATATTGTCTTCTCCATCCGACAGGAACAACAATATCTTTGATTTTTTTCATTTTTGACCGGAACCGCTCCGGAATTTGACCGTATTTAGGTAAAATCACTCGAATATCTGTTCCAAGACGCTTTAATTCCTTGGGCAGCGCCCCTGCAACATCCGCCAGACCCCCTGATTTTACAAAAGGGACACATTCCGATACAACAAATAATACCTTCACGATTTCATCAGCGCTCCTTGTACTGTTCCTTTTCTGAGTACGATCGGCAGATCAGCAGATCCTTTTAATTCGATGCCGCTGCCTACTTTTACATCTTTATCAAGAACTACATTCTCAAGCACGCAGTTTTCTCCCACCTGAGATTTTTGCATAATAATACCATTTTTTATGACTGTTCCTTTTCCGATATGAACAGCTCTGAAAATAATACTATTTTCTACATACCCTTCAATTATGCTGCCGTTTGCGATCATTGAATTTTTCACAACAGCATTCTGTCCGTGTCTGGCAGGCGGCTCATCCTTCACCTTGGTTAAGATCGGACGGTTTTTAATAAATAACTGCTGCCACACTTCCGGCTTAAGCATATCTAAGCTGTGGCGATAATAGCTTTCAATTGAATCAATAATGGCAACGTATCCATCAAACTCATAATCACAAATCATCATTTTATGAGTATTCTCCATGATTACTTGTGCAATGGTTTTATAACCCGTCTGATTATTATCATGGATAAGATTCAGTAATAATTTTGTCGACATTACATACATATGCAGAGATTCGCCGTCTTTGCGGACTTCCGTAATATCGCAGCCCATTTTCACATGTTTCGAGAGAACATCTTTGAAATCAATGTTGCAGACTGTATAGCTGTTTGTGATCACCGCGTATTCCTGTTTGCTCCTCAAGAAATAGTCAATGTGATCTGACAGCTGGCGAATAGATCCGAATTCATTATACTGATCATTTAAATGCGGAGACGGGAAAAAGAACAGCCCATCGCGCTTTCTATTAAGATCCCATTGCTTGCCTGACCCTAAATGATCCATCAGGGAACGATATTGGTATTTTGGAAAAATAGCTACACTTTCAATATCTGAATTCACCATATTAGATAAAACAAAATCAATTAATCTGTAACGCCCCGCAAACGGAATAGCAGCCATCGACCGATTCACCGTTAAGTCCTCGATGGCATTTGTATACGTTGTTGCATCAATAATTCCCAGCATCCTTTGATTCATAGCTGTTCCACCTCTCGCATTAGTTTATTTTCATCGGAAATAAATAGGGTTTCTCTGCTGTTTGCACATCGAACTTATCGGTTATGCTCCTGCCGTTTGCTCTACTAGCTCTTCCGTTACTAAAATGACTTCTTCAATATCTTTATCCGAGCGAATCACCATGCCATCCGGGACTACTAAACCTGATGGAACAATCGCATTTTCAATATATACATTATTGCCAATGACCGCATCCGGCATGACAACCGTGTTTTTCAGGAACGAATGCTGCCCTACTGTTACACCCTGGAATAAAACCGAATGGAGAATGGTTCCATAAACCACGCATCCTTCATTCACCAAAGATTCCGTTACTTCTGCACCCTCTGATAAATATTGAGGGGGCTGATTCGGGTTCACAGAATATATCCGCCAGTTATTATCAAACAAATCAAGTTCTGGCTCTTCATTTAAGAGATCCATATTGGCTTCCCAAAGACTTTTAACCGTTCCGACATCTTTCCAATAGCCTTTAAATGGATAAGCCACAAGTTTTTTCTTTTCATCAAGCAGCAAAGGCAATACGTCTTTGCCAAAGTCATGACTTGAATATGGATTCCGTTCATCCATCTCCAGAAAGTCTTTTAATATCGACCATTTGAAAATATAAATACCCATTGATGCAAGGTTATTCTTAGGATTTTGAGGCTTCTCATCAAATTCGACCACTTCTAAATTTGCATCTGTATTTAAAATGCCAAAGCGGCTTGCTTCTTCCCATGGGACTTCTTTAACAGAGATCGATACGTCTGCATCTTTTTCAACATGGTAATCAAGCATTTCCGAATAATCCATTTTATAGATGTGATCACCAGATAAAATCAGGACATACTCAGGATCATACTGCTTTAAGTAGTTCATGTTTTGATAGATGGCACTTGCCGTTCCTTTGTACCATTTAACCTCTGATGATTCTGCATATGGAGGGAGCACTGTAACTCCTCCATTTTTGCGGTCCAGGTCCCATGCACTGCCGATCC
The window above is part of the Metabacillus dongyingensis genome. Proteins encoded here:
- a CDS encoding glycogen/starch/alpha-glucan phosphorylase, with protein sequence MFSNKNEFKDSFLKRLEMSYGKKFAESTKRDQYQTLGNMVREHISSNWITTNEWNRASNNKQVYYLSIEFLLGRLLGQNLLNLGIRDVVLEGFADLGINLEEIEESEADAGLGNGGLGRLAACFLDSLASLNLPGHGLGIRYKHGLFDQKIVDGYQVELPEQWLRHGNVWEVRKPDQAMEIPFWGKVEHVYEDGKLDFRHVHSENIIAVPYDMPVIGYETSTVNTLRLWNAEPAPNPPHRDVLAYKRETEAVSEFLYPDDTHDEGKILRLKQQYFLVSASLQSIVRSYLKKNDTLHEFHKHVAIHVNDTHPVLAIPELMRILLDEEHMEWEEAWNITINTISYTNHTTLSEALEKWPLHIFKPLLPRIYMIVEELNERFCKELWNRFPGDWKRIENMAIIAHGVVKMAHLAIVGSHSVNGVAKIHSDILKNREMKLFHQIYPQKFNNKTNGITHRRWLLKANPELTNLITETIGTDWIKNPHLMIELKRHIYNPHLKEEFAAVKRKRKAILADIIEKKTGISVDKHSIFDVQVKRLHAYKRQLLNVLHIMYLYNRLKEDSNFTIYPRTFIFGAKASPGYYYAKKIIKLINSLADKVNSDPKVSQMMKVIFMENYRVSLAEHIFPATDVSEQISTASKEASGTGNMKFMMNGALTMGTLDGANIEILEEVGKENIFTFGLKADEVLNYYENGGYRSSEYYHHDLRIRQVVDQLTNGFFPDTEDEFEAIKDSLLYENDQYFVLRDFASYVDAQEQLEKSYKNQDKWLEKALLNIAHSGYFSSDRTIHEYADGIWDIQPIPVIH
- the glgA gene encoding glycogen synthase GlgA, which translates into the protein MKVLFVVSECVPFVKSGGLADVAGALPKELKRLGTDIRVILPKYGQIPERFRSKMKKIKDIVVPVGWRRQYCGIEQLEFEGVTYYFIDHEYYFKRDSLYGHFDDGERFSFFSRAVLDSIKAVDFQPDVIHCHDWHTGMVPFLLKEEYASQSFYENMKAVFTIHNLQFQGIFPRDILHDLLGLDDRYFNADQLEFHGFVNFMKAALVASDLITTVSPTYKNEIQTPYFGERLDGLLRVKEASLVGILNGIDDVIYNPGDDPYIAFPYNENSVKNKAKNKKELQKMFGLPEKEDTPLLTMVTRLTQQKGLDLVERVLHEMLQSDMQIIILGTGEKKFEDFFRHMEWLFPDKCKAYIGFDEPLAHRIYAGSDFFLMPSQFEPCGLGQLIALRYGSIPIVRETGGLNDTVTSYRDDTGEGNGFTFTNFNAHDMKNTVNRACTIYKNKTIWNSLVKTAMKEDYSWAQSAFKYNQLYADLMTRSGSHVL
- a CDS encoding sugar phosphate nucleotidyltransferase; amino-acid sequence: MNQRMLGIIDATTYTNAIEDLTVNRSMAAIPFAGRYRLIDFVLSNMVNSDIESVAIFPKYQYRSLMDHLGSGKQWDLNRKRDGLFFFPSPHLNDQYNEFGSIRQLSDHIDYFLRSKQEYAVITNSYTVCNIDFKDVLSKHVKMGCDITEVRKDGESLHMYVMSTKLLLNLIHDNNQTGYKTIAQVIMENTHKMMICDYEFDGYVAIIDSIESYYRHSLDMLKPEVWQQLFIKNRPILTKVKDEPPARHGQNAVVKNSMIANGSIIEGYVENSIIFRAVHIGKGTVIKNGIIMQKSQVGENCVLENVVLDKDVKVGSGIELKGSADLPIVLRKGTVQGALMKS
- a CDS encoding glucose-1-phosphate adenylyltransferase, coding for MKKKCVAMLLAGGKGSRLSSLTQNLAKPAVPFGGKYRIIDFTLSNCCNSGVDTVGVLTQYQPLVLNSYIGIGSAWDLDRKNGGVTVLPPYAESSEVKWYKGTASAIYQNMNYLKQYDPEYVLILSGDHIYKMDYSEMLDYHVEKDADVSISVKEVPWEEASRFGILNTDANLEVVEFDEKPQNPKNNLASMGIYIFKWSILKDFLEMDERNPYSSHDFGKDVLPLLLDEKKKLVAYPFKGYWKDVGTVKSLWEANMDLLNEEPELDLFDNNWRIYSVNPNQPPQYLSEGAEVTESLVNEGCVVYGTILHSVLFQGVTVGQHSFLKNTVVMPDAVIGNNVYIENAIVPSGLVVPDGMVIRSDKDIEEVILVTEELVEQTAGA